Proteins found in one Arthrobacter pascens genomic segment:
- a CDS encoding LysR family transcriptional regulator: MFEPTQLRSFLAVAETLSFTKAAERLGLAQPTISQHVRKLEAAAKRVLITRDTRDVRLTDNGDAMAGFARTILSAHDAASRYFSGSAMRGRLRFGTADDLAITGLPRILREFRQIYPQINLELTVGQSDQLYKKLNAGQLDLVFVKWVAGAKDGTVVQHDSFSWVGLEQTSLEPGNPVPLIAYPSPSLSRKLAIDALESHGRTWRITCTTRQISGVLAAVRAGIGVAVMPSSLVPEDLKIITRRFDLPPVGDVDFTLIRNPLANAEVIDALTQAIVGRTLKKSA; this comes from the coding sequence ATGTTTGAACCTACCCAGCTCCGCTCCTTCCTTGCTGTGGCCGAGACGCTCAGCTTCACCAAAGCAGCCGAGCGGCTTGGCCTGGCGCAGCCAACCATCAGCCAGCACGTGCGCAAACTGGAAGCTGCCGCGAAGCGGGTCCTGATCACCAGGGACACCCGCGATGTGCGGCTCACGGACAACGGCGATGCCATGGCAGGGTTCGCCCGCACCATCCTCTCGGCCCACGATGCCGCCTCGCGCTATTTCTCCGGCTCCGCGATGCGCGGCCGGCTGCGCTTCGGCACGGCCGATGACCTTGCCATCACGGGCCTGCCCCGGATCCTGCGTGAATTCCGGCAGATCTACCCGCAGATCAACCTTGAGCTGACGGTGGGCCAAAGCGACCAGCTCTACAAGAAACTCAACGCGGGCCAGCTTGACCTCGTGTTTGTAAAGTGGGTGGCCGGCGCCAAGGACGGCACCGTGGTCCAGCACGATTCCTTCTCCTGGGTGGGCCTGGAGCAGACCTCGCTGGAGCCCGGCAATCCTGTGCCGCTGATCGCCTACCCCTCCCCCAGCCTCAGCCGGAAGCTGGCCATCGATGCCCTGGAATCCCACGGCCGGACCTGGCGGATCACCTGCACCACCCGGCAGATCAGCGGCGTGCTGGCAGCGGTCCGTGCGGGCATCGGCGTGGCCGTCATGCCGTCGTCTCTGGTCCCGGAGGACCTCAAAATCATCACGCGCCGCTTCGACCTGCCGCCGGTCGGCGACGTCGATTTCACCCTCATTCGCAACCCGCTGGCCAACGCCGAGGTGATTGATGCCCTGACTCAGGCCATTGTGGGCAGGACGCTGAAGAAATCCGCCTGA